The following coding sequences lie in one Candidatus Paceibacterota bacterium genomic window:
- the uvrA gene encoding excinuclease ABC subunit UvrA — MKKIIIKGAREHNLKNIDLELPRDKFIVFTGISGSGKSTLAFDTIFAEGQRRYLESLSSYARQFLGQMEKPDVDYIEGLSPTISISQKAASHNPRSTVGTITEIYDYMRLFFAKIGVPHCINCGKPITALSIEQMADRILEIGEGKNIRIFSPIVRGKKGEYLQLLNEMYKRGYSKARIDGKLVKLDEKTNLERYKMHDIEVLVDELKISEKNISRIFEATEQAVGLSEGLVRVAYDKEELTMNKDLSCVDCGIAFCEIAPRLFSFNSPYGACEECNGIGSKMEIDPKLVMPDLEKTISEGGILPWSYKENNFYGSLLNSVAQKLRISQNTRLKDLPKEKLDTILFGGKEEETIEVMYYTKQGTRAFNLRFGGLIKDLERRYFKTESQSWRKEIEKYMNTSPCKKCGGARLKKEALSVKVKGKNIAQVSAMSITESLSYFGNLDLSKREQMTVGKVVTEIKNRLGFLVDVGLNYLTLDRSGMTLAGGEAQRIRLASQIGSALVGVLYVLDEPSIGLHARDNKKLLATLKHLRDLGNTLIVIEHDEETMREADHLVDIGPGAGKNGGRIVYSGSYEGILKNKESITGDYLSGRKKIEAPTSRRKIGKNFITVYKATENNLKNIDVSFPMKVLTCVTGVSGSGKSSLVNEVLYKSVARKLHHLMQKPGKHGKIEGIDNIDKIIQIDQSPIGRTPRSNPATYTGLFTPIREIFTLTQDARARGYQPGRFSFNVPGGRCEVCKGEGLIQVEMQFLPDVYLPCEVCDGTRYNQETLKVKYKGKNIAEVLDMTVADASVFFKDIPQISDALEVLKDVGLGYIHLGQAATTLSGGEAQRIKLATELARRATGKTLYILDEPTTGLHFDDIKKLLDVLNRLVNGGNTVIVIEHNLDVIKSADYVIDLGPEGGDEGGRVVATGTPEQIAKYKESYTGVALKGILDA, encoded by the coding sequence ATGAAAAAGATAATCATAAAAGGCGCCCGGGAACATAATCTCAAGAACATAGACCTTGAACTTCCGCGGGACAAATTCATAGTTTTTACAGGCATATCGGGATCCGGAAAATCCACGCTGGCTTTTGATACGATCTTTGCGGAAGGACAGAGGAGGTATCTCGAGAGCCTTTCCAGCTATGCGCGGCAATTTCTGGGGCAGATGGAAAAACCCGATGTTGATTATATTGAAGGGCTTTCTCCGACGATCTCTATAAGCCAGAAGGCCGCATCCCACAACCCGAGGTCCACTGTCGGGACCATAACCGAAATATATGATTATATGCGCCTTTTCTTTGCGAAGATCGGCGTTCCTCATTGTATCAATTGCGGCAAGCCGATAACGGCGCTTTCAATCGAGCAGATGGCGGACAGGATCCTGGAGATAGGAGAAGGAAAAAATATCAGAATATTTTCGCCGATCGTGCGCGGGAAGAAAGGGGAATATCTCCAGCTTTTGAATGAGATGTATAAAAGGGGATATTCAAAGGCCAGGATCGACGGGAAGCTCGTAAAGCTGGATGAAAAAACGAATCTGGAAAGATATAAGATGCATGATATTGAAGTTCTTGTGGATGAATTGAAGATAAGCGAGAAGAATATAAGCAGGATATTCGAAGCCACAGAGCAGGCCGTGGGCCTTTCAGAGGGCCTGGTCAGGGTTGCATATGACAAAGAGGAGCTGACGATGAACAAGGATCTTTCTTGTGTTGATTGCGGGATCGCTTTTTGCGAGATCGCGCCGCGTCTTTTTTCGTTCAACAGCCCATATGGCGCCTGCGAAGAATGCAACGGGATCGGAAGCAAGATGGAGATCGATCCCAAGCTCGTCATGCCTGATCTTGAAAAAACAATAAGCGAAGGAGGGATCCTGCCGTGGAGCTACAAAGAGAATAATTTCTATGGATCTCTTTTGAATTCAGTGGCGCAGAAATTGAGGATATCGCAGAACACGAGGCTGAAAGATCTTCCGAAAGAGAAGTTGGATACGATACTTTTCGGCGGCAAGGAAGAAGAAACGATCGAAGTCATGTATTATACGAAACAGGGAACCCGTGCCTTTAATCTGCGCTTTGGGGGTCTTATAAAAGACCTGGAAAGAAGATATTTTAAGACGGAATCCCAATCGTGGCGGAAGGAAATAGAAAAATATATGAACACCAGCCCGTGCAAAAAATGCGGCGGGGCCAGGCTGAAAAAAGAAGCTCTTTCGGTGAAGGTCAAAGGAAAGAACATTGCGCAAGTTTCGGCGATGTCCATCACTGAATCTCTTTCATATTTCGGCAATCTCGATCTTTCAAAGCGGGAGCAGATGACGGTCGGGAAAGTGGTCACGGAAATAAAGAACAGGCTTGGTTTTTTGGTTGATGTCGGTTTGAACTATCTCACGCTGGACCGGAGCGGAATGACCCTTGCCGGCGGAGAGGCGCAAAGGATAAGGCTTGCTTCCCAGATAGGGTCCGCTCTTGTAGGAGTCCTTTATGTTCTTGATGAACCGTCGATCGGCCTTCATGCGAGGGACAACAAAAAACTTCTGGCAACACTGAAGCATCTTCGCGATCTCGGGAACACTCTGATCGTCATCGAGCACGACGAGGAAACGATGAGGGAGGCGGATCATCTTGTGGATATCGGGCCCGGCGCAGGAAAGAACGGCGGGAGGATCGTTTATTCGGGATCATATGAAGGGATCCTGAAGAACAAGGAGTCGATAACCGGAGACTATCTTTCGGGCAGGAAGAAGATCGAGGCTCCAACATCAAGAAGGAAGATCGGAAAGAATTTCATTACGGTATACAAGGCGACGGAAAACAATCTCAAGAACATTGATGTCAGCTTTCCAATGAAGGTCCTCACTTGCGTGACCGGAGTTTCCGGGTCGGGAAAGTCGAGCCTGGTCAATGAGGTTCTTTATAAATCCGTTGCAAGGAAGCTGCATCACCTTATGCAGAAGCCCGGAAAGCACGGGAAGATCGAGGGCATCGACAATATAGACAAGATCATCCAGATCGACCAGTCTCCGATCGGGCGTACGCCCAGGAGCAACCCTGCGACATATACGGGACTTTTCACGCCCATCAGGGAGATATTCACGCTTACTCAGGATGCCAGGGCCCGCGGCTATCAGCCGGGAAGGTTCAGCTTCAATGTGCCGGGAGGGCGTTGCGAGGTTTGCAAGGGCGAGGGGCTGATCCAGGTTGAAATGCAATTTCTGCCGGATGTATATCTTCCGTGCGAGGTTTGCGACGGAACCAGATACAATCAGGAAACCCTGAAAGTGAAATATAAAGGCAAGAACATCGCTGAAGTTCTGGATATGACGGTCGCCGACGCTTCAGTTTTTTTCAAGGATATTCCGCAGATCTCCGACGCGCTCGAAGTTCTGAAAGACGTGGGTCTCGGATATATCCATCTCGGACAGGCGGCGACAACCCTATCCGGCGGTGAAGCGCAAAGGATAAAGCTTGCCACCGAACTCGCGAGGCGCGCAACGGGAAAAACTCTGTATATTTTGGATGAACCGACGACGGGACTGCATTTTGACGACATAAAAAAATTGCTCGACGTCCTGAACCGCCTGGTGAACGGCGGAAACACGGTCATTGTCATAGAGCACAATCTTGATGTAATAAAATCCGCTGACTATGTCATCGATCTCGGGCCTGAGGGAGGCGACGAGGGAGGAAGGGTTGTTGCGACCGGAACTCCCGAGCAAATCGCAAAATACAAAGAATCATATACGGGAGTGGCGTTGAAAGGGATTCTAGACGCATAA
- a CDS encoding presenilin family intramembrane aspartyl protease produces MANIKNLKLNYFFQAVVSFWIIALLSFSTATSMTTGRVAYTPDPVQSVYMPPAENEVPPYKAAEIDIFQFLVSFLIATAMMLAFLEFFKGRLLFEVFFSAAIIFGAQGPLGILFGKLEAFAIAVGIVILRFKYPRIWTQNFAIILGISGISASLGMSIEPLMAAVLLVILSAYDIIAVYKTRHMVKLFKGMAERGAILALVIPRGLNVWLEKFSAIKRENHNDFIFLGTGDLALPVFFAVSSMKLGDIFFFSIILGASAGFLADHLYFTMQKERKPIPALPFIALFSIIGYLLAFVSLNAVQG; encoded by the coding sequence ATGGCAAATATAAAAAACTTAAAACTGAACTATTTTTTTCAGGCCGTAGTTTCTTTCTGGATCATAGCGCTGCTTTCTTTCTCGACGGCAACGAGCATGACGACCGGAAGAGTGGCCTACACGCCGGATCCGGTCCAGTCCGTATATATGCCGCCTGCAGAGAATGAAGTGCCGCCCTATAAGGCTGCCGAGATCGACATATTCCAGTTCCTGGTCTCATTTTTGATCGCAACGGCTATGATGCTTGCTTTTCTTGAGTTTTTCAAGGGCAGGCTTCTTTTCGAGGTGTTTTTTTCTGCGGCGATAATTTTTGGCGCGCAGGGTCCGCTTGGGATCCTGTTCGGGAAGCTGGAGGCATTTGCCATTGCCGTGGGAATTGTCATTTTAAGATTCAAATATCCCCGGATATGGACGCAGAATTTCGCCATAATACTCGGAATTTCCGGAATATCGGCGAGCCTCGGCATGAGCATAGAACCGCTTATGGCGGCGGTGTTGCTGGTAATTCTCTCCGCATATGATATAATCGCTGTCTATAAGACTCGCCACATGGTAAAGCTTTTCAAGGGCATGGCTGAAAGGGGAGCGATACTTGCCTTGGTCATTCCAAGGGGCCTCAATGTCTGGCTTGAAAAATTCAGCGCGATAAAGCGCGAGAATCATAATGATTTCATATTTCTCGGAACGGGAGATCTGGCGCTTCCGGTCTTCTTTGCTGTTTCATCTATGAAGCTTGGAGATATTTTCTTTTTTTCGATAATTTTGGGAGCCTCGGCGGGTTTTTTGGCGGATCATCTTTATTTCACTATGCAGAAAGAAAGAAAGCCCATTCCGGCTCTTCCGTTTATCGCGTTATTTTCCATAATCGGATATCTTCTGGCTTTTGTTTCATTGAATGCGGTCCAGGGTTAA
- a CDS encoding CvpA family protein, with translation MMVWIDYIVLVYLVMHFVRGVRKGLFLILVNLICFLLSLALAFYTYEYSANYLVSNFGIDETYANVSGFFSNMFIFKILLILIIKMLMSGRIIKAGDSSLNKAAGGITSLAYGIVVVILMFSIAFSFSLPYFIDKEFRNSDTGKIVSMNPLGVNESVKRIFGGVLSSTMDVLSFLTIEENETDKKVDLGFSTSDYKISKTDESGMFNLVNNERKANGLDEYVVDEKLSDVARDHAGDMFENGYFSHTNLSGEKPADRMKEGGVQFNFSGENLAYSKDLLSAHQGLMNSEGHRKNILHPLFHRIGIGVLDAGSRGMIFVQNFAD, from the coding sequence ATGATGGTTTGGATAGATTACATAGTGCTTGTCTATCTTGTAATGCATTTTGTAAGGGGAGTGAGAAAAGGATTGTTTCTGATCCTCGTCAATTTGATTTGTTTCCTGCTTTCTTTGGCGCTTGCTTTTTATACCTATGAATATAGCGCAAATTATCTTGTGAGCAATTTCGGGATCGATGAAACATACGCGAATGTCTCCGGCTTTTTTTCGAATATGTTTATTTTCAAGATATTGCTGATATTGATCATAAAGATGTTGATGTCGGGAAGGATCATCAAGGCGGGAGATTCTTCGCTGAATAAGGCCGCCGGAGGCATCACGTCGCTGGCATATGGAATTGTCGTGGTCATACTCATGTTTTCAATAGCTTTTTCTTTTTCTTTACCGTATTTTATCGACAAGGAATTTCGTAATTCAGACACGGGAAAGATCGTGAGCATGAATCCTCTCGGCGTAAATGAAAGTGTTAAGAGGATATTCGGAGGGGTTCTGAGCTCTACGATGGATGTTCTGAGCTTTCTGACGATCGAGGAGAACGAGACTGACAAAAAAGTGGATCTGGGATTTTCCACCTCGGATTATAAAATAAGCAAAACGGACGAAAGCGGCATGTTCAATCTCGTCAACAATGAAAGGAAGGCCAATGGCCTGGATGAATATGTGGTCGACGAAAAGCTGAGCGATGTCGCAAGAGACCATGCCGGGGATATGTTTGAGAACGGATACTTTTCGCACACGAACCTTTCGGGTGAAAAGCCGGCTGACAGAATGAAAGAAGGAGGGGTTCAGTTCAATTTTTCCGGCGAGAATCTTGCTTATTCCAAAGACCTTCTTTCCGCGCATCAGGGTCTGATGAACAGCGAGGGTCACAGAAAAAACATATTGCATCCGTTGTTCCATCGCATAGGGATCGGAGTTCTGGATGCGGGTTCGCGCGGGATGATTTTTGTGCAGAACTTTGCGGACTGA
- a CDS encoding Na/Pi cotransporter family protein, protein MLASDYRIFIEILGGLSILLYGIHLLGANLQRVLGSRLERIVKGYGKNPVSGVIAGTGVTAIIQSSGTIAMMLIGFIGAGVMSLGNAVPVMLGSNIGGTITVQLAALRVGIFAMPVLSVGFIFFSYFTNRVYRSLGKASIGLGLLFLGMDFILNGTELLLRSPYSQVIYNSLNFNDPFAVFVAALFTFIIQSASASSVLVLSLASADIIDVRTGLFLILGVNLGASLKIVFLALKGKRFSPTLSFIHLIFNFFGLTIFILFFKYYYLLVTMTSQNVGMEIANAHTIYNIISTLLFMPLVPLAVKIAEKYMPHDTAAKTGVSILDKRLIYTPSIALEQVNKAVVNMAKITYEMLESAKSMLFEERIELLNKVRTEEDEIDELTGNISEYTMRVSEQNLTKIDSLKLYSLMHILTDIEHMSDHILVLCETIARLKERNMVFSEKAMNELMAIFGKLKMMQNLIIKSLEENNLELANEIMKHENKVDEIVKRSLSNHIERVKNGICSVEGGNYFAEILGNLERIGDHSDNVAYSVIDRFRYK, encoded by the coding sequence ATGCTTGCAAGCGACTATAGAATATTCATAGAAATATTGGGGGGATTATCGATCCTTCTTTATGGAATTCATCTTCTTGGCGCCAATCTGCAGAGAGTTCTCGGTTCCAGGCTTGAGCGGATAGTGAAGGGTTACGGGAAGAATCCGGTTTCCGGAGTCATCGCGGGTACCGGCGTGACAGCGATCATCCAGAGCAGCGGCACTATTGCCATGATGCTGATCGGCTTCATAGGTGCCGGCGTAATGAGTCTTGGAAATGCCGTTCCTGTCATGCTCGGATCGAATATAGGAGGAACCATAACCGTACAGCTGGCGGCTCTCAGGGTCGGAATATTTGCAATGCCGGTGCTATCCGTCGGATTCATCTTTTTCTCATATTTCACGAACCGCGTTTACAGGAGCCTGGGCAAGGCTTCGATCGGACTGGGGCTTTTGTTCTTGGGAATGGATTTCATATTGAACGGAACAGAACTGCTTCTTCGAAGCCCGTATTCTCAGGTGATATATAACTCTCTGAATTTCAACGATCCGTTCGCGGTTTTCGTGGCCGCCTTATTCACTTTTATCATACAAAGCGCGAGCGCTTCTTCGGTGCTTGTCCTTTCTCTTGCAAGTGCGGATATCATAGACGTCAGAACGGGACTGTTTCTGATCTTGGGGGTAAACCTTGGAGCGAGCTTGAAGATAGTTTTTCTTGCCCTGAAGGGAAAAAGGTTCTCGCCGACGCTTTCCTTCATCCATCTCATATTTAATTTTTTCGGACTTACTATTTTTATCCTGTTCTTCAAATATTATTATCTCTTGGTGACAATGACGTCGCAGAATGTCGGAATGGAGATCGCCAATGCGCATACTATCTATAATATCATTAGCACGTTGCTGTTCATGCCGCTCGTTCCATTAGCCGTGAAGATAGCGGAAAAATATATGCCACACGACACGGCGGCCAAGACCGGGGTTTCGATCCTGGACAAGAGGCTGATATATACTCCGTCCATAGCTCTGGAGCAAGTCAATAAGGCCGTGGTAAATATGGCAAAAATAACCTACGAAATGCTGGAAAGCGCAAAATCGATGCTTTTTGAAGAAAGAATCGAGCTTTTGAATAAGGTCCGGACCGAAGAGGATGAAATAGATGAACTGACCGGAAATATATCGGAATATACCATGAGGGTGTCGGAACAGAATCTTACAAAGATAGACTCTCTGAAGCTTTATAGTTTAATGCACATCCTGACGGACATAGAGCACATGTCTGATCACATACTCGTGCTTTGTGAAACTATCGCCAGGCTCAAGGAGAGGAATATGGTTTTTTCTGAAAAAGCGATGAACGAACTGATGGCCATCTTCGGAAAATTGAAAATGATGCAGAACTTGATCATAAAATCTCTGGAAGAAAATAATCTTGAGCTTGCGAATGAGATCATGAAACATGAGAATAAGGTCGATGAGATCGTTAAGAGGTCCTTGAGCAATCACATTGAAAGAGTAAAGAACGGGATCTGTTCCGTGGAAGGCGGGAATTATTTCGCGGAGATCCTTGGAAATTTGGAAAGGATAGGCGACCATTCGGATAATGTGGCCTATTCCGTCATAGACAGGTTCAGATACAAATAA
- the tgt gene encoding tRNA guanosine(34) transglycosylase Tgt codes for MAFKLIKKDKNSFARLGKLRTGHGTIQTPCFMPIATCASIKSLDSIEMEKLDADIILGNTYHLYLRPGDKIIKKLGGLHGFMNWQKPILTDSGGYQVFSLSDIREITEKGVRFRSHIDGSYHMLTPEKSVDIQLNLGSDIIMVLDECAPYPATKEYIEKSLEMTTRWAKRCLNYFEDQRSKIKDQNHNLKLKNKKLSPLLFCIVQGGTYKDLREKSAKQLLELNFDGYAIGGVSVGEPSEKMFGVVDWTAHLLPEDRPRYLMGVGKPEEIIGSVARGIDMFDCVIPSRNARHGTLYKFKNQKSKIKISRSPGEFYEILRITNSKFKVDNSPIDKNCGCFTCKNYSRAYLRHLFVSKELLAYRLATIHNLNFYLELMRKIRNSIK; via the coding sequence ATGGCATTCAAGCTTATAAAAAAAGACAAGAATTCTTTTGCAAGATTGGGAAAATTGAGAACGGGGCACGGAACGATCCAGACCCCGTGTTTTATGCCGATCGCGACATGCGCCAGCATAAAATCGCTCGACAGTATTGAGATGGAAAAATTGGACGCCGATATTATCCTCGGGAACACTTATCATCTCTATCTCAGGCCGGGCGACAAGATAATAAAAAAGCTCGGGGGTTTGCATGGATTTATGAATTGGCAAAAACCGATATTGACGGATAGCGGCGGCTATCAAGTGTTCTCTCTTTCGGATATAAGGGAAATAACCGAAAAGGGGGTCAGGTTCCGATCGCATATAGACGGATCCTACCATATGCTGACCCCGGAAAAATCGGTCGATATCCAGCTGAATCTCGGAAGCGATATTATTATGGTGCTCGACGAATGCGCGCCATATCCGGCTACGAAAGAATATATTGAGAAGTCTTTGGAAATGACCACGCGTTGGGCGAAAAGATGCTTAAATTACTTTGAAGATCAAAGATCAAAGATCAAAGATCAAAATCACAACTTAAAATTAAAAAATAAAAAACTGTCACCGTTGCTATTCTGCATAGTTCAAGGTGGCACATATAAGGATTTACGTGAAAAATCGGCAAAGCAATTGCTAGAACTGAATTTCGACGGATATGCGATCGGCGGAGTTTCGGTCGGAGAACCGAGCGAAAAAATGTTTGGCGTTGTCGATTGGACAGCCCACCTTTTGCCCGAAGACAGGCCGCGCTATCTTATGGGTGTCGGAAAACCCGAGGAAATAATCGGTTCGGTCGCAAGAGGCATAGATATGTTCGATTGCGTTATTCCGTCAAGGAACGCCAGGCACGGAACATTATATAAATTTAAAAATCAAAAATCAAAAATCAAAATTTCTCGGTCCCCGGGAGAATTTTATGAGATATTAAGAATAACAAACAGCAAATTCAAAGTTGATAACAGTCCGATCGATAAAAATTGCGGATGTTTTACGTGCAAGAATTATTCAAGGGCGTATTTGAGGCATCTTTTCGTTTCAAAAGAGCTCTTGGCCTATAGGCTTGCCACGATACATAACTTGAATTTCTATCTCGAGCTCATGAGAAAGATAAGAAATTCGATCAAATAA
- the atpB gene encoding F0F1 ATP synthase subunit A, whose translation MPITNTLITSVIVTLVLAIIFFLATRNIKDVPRGLQNLVELIIESLFNMIDGVTGNRKQTYQFFPLVATIFIFIITSNWLGLLPGFGSLGFYEAAKEGASEEGRAVFVPLLRSANSDLNTTLAIAITSVVAVQIAGIAALGVFKYGKKFINFSSPINFFVGILELVSEISKMISFSFRLFGNVFAGEILLVVIMTLAPFIAPLPFFALELFVGFIQALVFSMLTLVFLKTAVTAHVEH comes from the coding sequence ATGCCAATTACAAACACACTCATCACGTCGGTCATCGTAACGCTGGTTTTGGCCATTATTTTTTTTCTTGCGACAAGGAACATAAAAGATGTTCCCAGGGGACTGCAAAATCTCGTTGAACTCATCATCGAATCCCTTTTCAACATGATAGACGGCGTAACCGGAAACAGGAAACAGACCTATCAGTTCTTTCCGCTGGTCGCCACTATTTTTATTTTCATCATCACTTCCAATTGGCTGGGGCTGCTTCCGGGTTTTGGATCATTGGGATTTTATGAAGCGGCAAAAGAAGGCGCGTCGGAAGAAGGGCGTGCTGTTTTTGTTCCGCTGCTCAGATCTGCGAACAGCGATCTCAATACGACCCTTGCAATTGCAATAACGTCGGTTGTCGCAGTGCAGATCGCAGGAATTGCCGCATTGGGAGTTTTCAAATATGGAAAAAAATTCATAAATTTCAGCTCTCCGATCAATTTTTTCGTAGGCATATTGGAACTCGTAAGCGAAATATCGAAAATGATCTCCTTCTCTTTCCGACTTTTCGGAAATGTATTCGCGGGAGAGATTCTTCTGGTTGTTATCATGACACTTGCACCGTTCATCGCTCCGCTTCCTTTTTTCGCACTCGAACTTTTCGTAGGATTCATCCAGGCTCTGGTCTTTTCAATGCTTACTCTTGTATTCCTTAAAACGGCAGTGACGGCTCACGTGGAACACTAA
- the atpE gene encoding ATP synthase F0 subunit C — protein sequence MEVDSAKLIAAALAIGLGALGPGLGIGILGGKAMEAIGRNPEASGKIQSAMILAIAFAEAIAIYALVVALIIKFV from the coding sequence ATGGAAGTAGATTCAGCAAAACTAATAGCAGCAGCTCTCGCGATCGGACTTGGAGCACTGGGCCCCGGTCTTGGCATCGGTATTCTGGGCGGAAAAGCCATGGAAGCCATCGGAAGAAATCCTGAAGCTTCGGGAAAGATCCAGAGCGCAATGATCCTGGCGATCGCATTTGCGGAAGCAATCGCGATCTATGCTCTAGTCGTTGCCCTTATCATCAAATTCGTTTAA
- the atpF gene encoding F0F1 ATP synthase subunit B, which translates to MSEIFEKLGIDAKLLISQIVNFMLLLIILQYVAYKPILKMLRERTEKIDKSLKQALKIEEELKNTEETKLSEIKKAKEDAQKIIKEAHETAEKKSLEAIEKTKEKTKEIVEKAKLEIKAEKDNTIREAKKEIVQLSIEIAKKVIGDSIDEENEKKSINETLSKIK; encoded by the coding sequence ATGTCCGAAATATTCGAAAAATTGGGAATAGACGCAAAGCTCCTTATCTCGCAGATCGTAAATTTCATGCTACTTCTCATTATCCTGCAATATGTGGCCTATAAACCCATACTGAAAATGCTCAGGGAAAGAACCGAAAAGATAGACAAGAGCCTGAAGCAGGCGCTGAAGATCGAAGAGGAACTGAAAAATACGGAAGAAACAAAGCTTTCCGAGATCAAGAAAGCAAAAGAAGATGCCCAGAAGATCATCAAAGAAGCGCACGAAACAGCGGAGAAAAAATCCCTTGAGGCTATAGAAAAAACGAAAGAAAAAACGAAAGAAATAGTCGAAAAGGCAAAACTCGAGATCAAGGCGGAAAAAGACAATACCATAAGAGAAGCGAAAAAAGAGATCGTACAGCTTTCCATCGAGATCGCGAAAAAAGTCATCGGAGACAGTATTGACGAAGAGAACGAAAAAAAATCCATCAACGAAACATTGTCCAAGATAAAATAA
- the atpH gene encoding ATP synthase F1 subunit delta, which yields MKITPKQYALSLYESTQNCDKDEISKRILSFIDVLRKNNDLSQTNKIIQYYYQHYRQVKNITKIEIKSSEKLGPNIISKILEKFNKQVEIEEKIDPALIGGVVIRINDNILIDGSIKRKLEDIKEKLA from the coding sequence ATGAAAATCACGCCAAAACAATATGCACTGAGCCTTTATGAATCTACGCAGAATTGCGATAAGGATGAGATCTCGAAAAGGATCTTGAGCTTCATAGATGTCTTAAGAAAGAACAATGATCTGTCGCAGACAAACAAGATCATACAATACTACTACCAGCACTATAGGCAGGTGAAAAATATAACCAAGATCGAGATAAAAAGCAGCGAAAAGCTCGGGCCCAATATCATAAGCAAGATCCTGGAGAAATTCAATAAGCAGGTGGAGATCGAGGAAAAGATAGACCCCGCGCTTATCGGAGGAGTTGTCATCAGGATTAATGACAATATTCTCATAGACGGAAGCATAAAGAGAAAGCTTGAAGATATCAAAGAAAAATTGGCATAA